Proteins from a genomic interval of bacterium YEK0313:
- the aldHT gene encoding Aldehyde dehydrogenase, thermostable, translating into MTTVFRNFIAGEFVAAEKAAPNLNPSNTADVIGDYAQGSVEDLKAAVAAAKAAFPAWSRSTPQERYEVLKKASDEVLARKDELGRLLSREEGKTLAEGIGEATRAGQILAFFAGEAVRLNGELVNSVRPGVGIEVTREPVGVVGLITPWNFPIAIPAWKLAPALAYGNTVVIKPADLVPGSAWALVDILNRAGLPKGVLNLVMGRGSVVGQAMLEHPDVAAISFTGSVATGRRVAAACVAATPMKKVQLEMGGKNPLVVLDDADLAVAVECAANGSYFSTGQRCTASSRLIVTEGIHDRFVDALTERLKGLVVDDALKAGTHIGPVVDESQLGQDEKYIAIGRDEGAKLHWGGERLNRDTPGFYLQPALFTGVSNDMRIAREEIFGPVAAVLRVKSYDEALAVANDTDFGLASGICTTSLKHATHFKRNSDAGMVMVNLPTAGVDYHVPFGGRKGSSYGPREQGAYAREFYTTVKTSYTLA; encoded by the coding sequence ATGACCACCGTATTTCGCAATTTCATCGCGGGCGAGTTCGTCGCCGCCGAAAAGGCCGCGCCCAATCTGAACCCGTCCAACACGGCCGATGTGATCGGCGACTATGCACAAGGGTCGGTCGAGGACCTGAAGGCGGCGGTCGCGGCCGCGAAGGCGGCCTTTCCGGCCTGGAGCCGGTCGACCCCGCAGGAGCGCTACGAGGTCCTGAAAAAGGCTTCGGACGAGGTGCTGGCGCGCAAGGACGAACTCGGGCGGCTGCTGTCGCGCGAGGAAGGCAAGACGCTGGCCGAGGGCATCGGCGAGGCCACGCGCGCCGGCCAGATCCTCGCTTTCTTCGCCGGCGAAGCGGTAAGGCTCAACGGCGAGCTGGTCAATTCGGTCCGCCCCGGCGTCGGCATCGAGGTGACGCGTGAACCGGTCGGCGTCGTCGGCCTGATCACGCCCTGGAACTTCCCGATCGCCATTCCGGCCTGGAAGCTCGCCCCGGCGCTCGCCTACGGCAATACCGTGGTGATCAAGCCGGCCGACCTCGTGCCCGGTTCGGCCTGGGCGCTGGTCGACATCCTCAACCGCGCGGGCCTGCCGAAGGGCGTGCTGAACCTCGTCATGGGCCGTGGCTCGGTGGTCGGCCAGGCGATGCTGGAACATCCCGACGTCGCCGCCATTTCGTTCACCGGCTCGGTCGCGACCGGCCGGCGCGTCGCAGCGGCCTGCGTCGCGGCGACGCCGATGAAGAAGGTGCAGCTCGAAATGGGCGGCAAGAACCCGCTCGTCGTGCTGGACGATGCCGATCTCGCGGTGGCCGTCGAATGCGCCGCCAACGGCTCCTATTTCTCCACCGGCCAGCGCTGCACCGCCTCCTCGCGGCTGATCGTCACCGAAGGCATTCACGACCGCTTCGTCGATGCGCTGACCGAGCGGCTGAAGGGGCTCGTGGTGGACGACGCCCTGAAGGCCGGCACCCATATCGGCCCGGTGGTCGACGAGAGCCAGCTCGGCCAGGACGAGAAATATATCGCCATCGGCCGTGACGAAGGCGCCAAGCTGCACTGGGGCGGCGAGCGGCTGAACCGCGATACGCCCGGCTTCTACCTGCAGCCGGCCCTGTTCACCGGCGTCTCGAACGACATGCGCATCGCCCGCGAGGAGATCTTCGGACCGGTCGCCGCGGTCCTGCGGGTGAAGAGCTATGACGAAGCGCTGGCGGTGGCCAACGACACGGATTTCGGCCTTGCCTCCGGCATCTGCACCACCTCGCTGAAGCATGCGACGCATTTCAAGCGCAATTCGGATGCCGGCATGGTGATGGTCAACCTGCCGACTGCCGGCGTCGACTATCACGTGCCGTTCGGCGGCCGGAAGGGATCGAGCTACGGCCCGCGCGAACAGGGGGCCTATGCCCGCGAGTTCTATACGACCGTCAAGACCAGCTACACGCTGGCCTGA
- a CDS encoding putative lysine decarboxylase — protein MHDPAANADQLASPSYRLPALDQDFLLAEQQRGVRFLLEYEKADQVLRRWAVRSTIVVFGSARVREDGPGRHAHWYAAAREFGRLASVNGGALTAHEGVRDNVIATGGGPGLMEAANRGAADAGAPSIGFNIRLPHEQEPNAYSTPELTFLFHYFAMRKMHLAMRANALIAFPGGFGTFDELFEVLALMQTTKMRLIPVVLFDEAYWRSVFNFEAIVEAGMITREELGLFRYADTPQAIWDLIAAADGIAPQADQNLA, from the coding sequence ATGCATGATCCCGCCGCCAATGCCGACCAGCTCGCCTCGCCGTCCTATCGCCTGCCGGCGCTCGATCAGGACTTCCTGCTGGCCGAGCAGCAGCGCGGCGTCCGCTTCCTGCTCGAATACGAGAAGGCCGACCAGGTGCTCAGGCGCTGGGCCGTGCGCTCGACCATCGTCGTGTTCGGCAGCGCCCGCGTGCGCGAGGACGGGCCGGGTCGGCATGCCCATTGGTATGCCGCGGCGCGCGAATTCGGCCGACTCGCTTCCGTCAATGGCGGGGCCCTGACCGCTCACGAAGGCGTTCGCGACAACGTCATCGCCACCGGCGGCGGCCCGGGCCTGATGGAGGCGGCCAACCGCGGCGCCGCCGATGCCGGCGCCCCCTCGATCGGCTTCAACATCCGCCTGCCGCACGAGCAGGAGCCGAACGCCTATTCGACGCCGGAACTGACGTTCCTGTTTCACTATTTCGCGATGCGCAAGATGCATCTGGCCATGCGCGCCAACGCGCTGATTGCGTTCCCCGGCGGTTTCGGGACCTTCGACGAGCTGTTCGAGGTGCTGGCCCTGATGCAGACCACCAAGATGCGCCTCATCCCGGTCGTGCTGTTCGACGAGGCCTATTGGCGCTCCGTCTTCAATTTCGAGGCGATCGTCGAAGCCGGCATGATCACGCGCGAGGAGCTCGGCCTGTTCCGTTATGCCGACACCCCCCAGGCCATCTGGGACCTCATTGCCGCGGCCGACGGCATTGCGCCGCAGGCCGATCAGAACCTTGCCTGA
- a CDS encoding Ribonuclease: MSIRLHVLGAARVVTGSSYLFEARGRRIMVDCGMFQGTKTVKELNYRAFPFRPGDVDAVLLTHAHIDHSGLLPKLTKAGYRGPIHATRATVDLCSIMLPDSGHIQEMEVEQLNRRRNRKGEPKVEPIYTAADAVACLQQFRAVDYGKWLPLGEGIRARYWNAGHILGSASIELEFPGETAEAAPVRVLMSGDLGPDAKLFHPDPDGPTDLDLVVCEATYGDRDRPATTVDSRRHVLAAEVTAAARRGGPLLIPCFAVERTQEILADLLASMAAGEVPEAPIFVDSPLAIKATEIFETHAGELEDNAGLERLTNSPLVRFTESADQSRSLERLRGFHIIIAASGMADAGRIRHHLTNHLWRPSTTVLMVGYQAEGTLGRLLLDGARAVRIRGEAVKVQATIRMIDAYSGHADRTEVLDWLIARKPVRGGVMLVHAEERALDAFAPAVGEAIVAPERVLVPHLDDTLEIGAGFARIVTPAAPRRIEPDHVGGLDWHNDTAAFLAELHAALDKAADDRSRRVILRRLQRALAGEG; this comes from the coding sequence ATGTCGATCCGCCTGCATGTCCTGGGAGCCGCCCGGGTGGTGACCGGCTCGTCCTATCTGTTCGAGGCGCGCGGCCGGCGGATCATGGTCGATTGCGGCATGTTCCAGGGCACCAAGACGGTGAAGGAGCTGAACTATCGCGCCTTTCCGTTCCGGCCCGGCGACGTCGACGCGGTGCTCCTCACTCACGCCCATATCGACCATTCCGGGCTCCTGCCGAAGCTGACCAAGGCGGGCTATCGCGGGCCGATCCATGCGACCCGCGCGACCGTCGATCTCTGCTCGATCATGCTGCCGGATTCCGGGCATATCCAGGAAATGGAGGTCGAGCAGCTCAATCGCCGCCGCAACCGCAAGGGCGAGCCCAAGGTCGAGCCGATCTACACCGCCGCCGACGCGGTCGCCTGCCTGCAGCAGTTCCGCGCCGTCGACTACGGCAAATGGCTGCCGCTCGGCGAGGGCATCCGCGCCCGCTACTGGAATGCCGGCCACATTCTCGGCTCGGCCTCGATCGAGCTCGAATTCCCCGGCGAGACGGCGGAAGCCGCGCCCGTGCGGGTGCTGATGTCGGGCGACCTCGGCCCCGACGCCAAGCTGTTCCACCCCGATCCTGACGGGCCGACCGATCTCGACCTCGTCGTCTGCGAGGCGACCTATGGCGACCGCGACCGGCCGGCGACCACGGTGGACAGCCGCCGCCACGTGCTCGCGGCCGAGGTGACGGCGGCCGCCCGGCGCGGCGGCCCGCTGCTGATCCCCTGCTTCGCGGTGGAGCGGACCCAGGAGATCCTCGCCGACCTGCTCGCCTCCATGGCCGCCGGCGAGGTGCCGGAGGCGCCGATCTTCGTGGACTCCCCGCTTGCCATCAAGGCGACCGAGATCTTCGAAACCCATGCCGGCGAGCTCGAGGACAATGCCGGCCTGGAACGGCTGACCAATTCGCCGCTGGTCCGGTTCACGGAATCGGCCGACCAGAGCCGGTCGCTCGAACGGCTGCGCGGCTTCCACATCATCATCGCAGCCAGCGGCATGGCCGATGCCGGCCGCATCCGACATCACCTGACCAACCATCTCTGGCGGCCCTCGACGACCGTGCTGATGGTCGGCTATCAGGCCGAGGGAACCCTCGGTCGCCTGCTGCTCGACGGCGCCAGGGCGGTGCGCATCCGCGGCGAGGCCGTGAAGGTGCAGGCGACCATCCGCATGATCGATGCCTATTCGGGCCATGCCGACCGGACCGAAGTGCTCGACTGGCTCATTGCCCGCAAGCCGGTGCGCGGCGGCGTCATGCTGGTTCACGCCGAGGAACGGGCGCTCGATGCTTTCGCACCGGCGGTCGGCGAGGCCATCGTCGCTCCCGAGCGCGTGCTGGTGCCCCATCTCGACGACACGCTGGAGATCGGCGCCGGCTTCGCCCGGATCGTCACCCCGGCTGCGCCCCGGCGCATCGAGCCCGACCATGTCGGCGGCCTCGACTGGCACAACGACACCGCGGCTTTCCTTGCCGAGCTCCACGCCGCGCTCGACAAGGCGGCCGACGACCGGTCGCGCCGCGTCATCCTGCGCCGGCTGCAGCGCGCCCTTGCCGGGGAAGGCTGA
- the ydfH_15 gene encoding putative HTH-type transcriptional regulator YdfH, protein MLERAVAPPGSTRAAESAASRVERELRAQIIDLSIRPGERLSETEIGERFQVSRQPVREAFIALTRAGLLDVQPQRGTVVVKLSVQRMLDARFIREALEIAIVKRACERFDSHYLARARALIEAQARAAQAGDHSAFQRLDTLFHVTLAEGAGCRAAWAAIEEQKAHMDRICALTLHGAGTMGPLVAQHRAILNAVEAGDAATAVEAMSHHLSEILKAVAGVELRYADLFE, encoded by the coding sequence ATGCTCGAACGCGCCGTTGCCCCGCCCGGTTCGACCCGCGCCGCCGAAAGCGCGGCATCGCGGGTGGAGCGCGAATTGCGCGCGCAGATCATCGATCTGTCGATCAGGCCTGGCGAGCGGCTGTCGGAAACGGAGATCGGAGAACGCTTTCAGGTCTCGCGCCAGCCTGTGCGCGAAGCCTTCATCGCGTTGACGCGTGCCGGCCTGCTCGACGTTCAGCCGCAGCGCGGCACGGTGGTGGTGAAGCTGTCGGTGCAGCGCATGCTGGATGCGCGCTTCATCCGCGAGGCGCTGGAAATTGCCATCGTCAAGCGCGCCTGCGAGCGGTTCGACAGTCACTATCTCGCACGGGCGCGCGCGCTGATCGAGGCTCAGGCCAGGGCGGCGCAGGCCGGCGACCATAGCGCCTTCCAGCGGCTCGACACGCTGTTCCATGTCACCCTGGCCGAGGGCGCTGGCTGCCGGGCAGCCTGGGCGGCCATCGAGGAGCAGAAGGCGCATATGGACCGGATCTGCGCGTTGACCCTGCATGGCGCGGGCACGATGGGACCGCTCGTCGCGCAGCATCGCGCGATCCTGAATGCGGTGGAGGCGGGCGACGCTGCGACCGCCGTCGAGGCCATGAGCCACCACCTGAGCGAGATCCTCAAGGCGGTGGCGGGGGTCGAGCTCCGCTATGCCGACCTGTTCGAGTGA
- the kduI gene encoding 4-deoxy-L-threo-5-hexosulose-uronate ketol-isomerase, with translation MTTAIRQASHPEAAAAFDTAALRRHFLVEDLFQPGRVELVYWHTDRLVIGGATPLHAPLLLPTPKAIGSDTFLARRELGICNVGGAGRVICEGEPHRLEPRDMLYVAMGTREVAFESFDAEKPAKFYLLSTPAHARHKTVLVREEEANAVDLGSQEQANSRTLRQYIIPGRVASCQLVMGLTSLKPGNVWNTMPSHVHDRRCEAYLYFDLAPDARVFHLMGEPAETRHLVVANEQAILSPGWSIHSGCGTAAYSFIWAMGGDNQDFADMDMVPMAELR, from the coding sequence ATGACAACCGCCATTCGCCAGGCCAGCCATCCCGAGGCGGCTGCCGCCTTCGACACCGCGGCGTTGCGCCGGCATTTCCTCGTCGAGGACCTGTTCCAGCCCGGCCGGGTCGAGCTCGTCTATTGGCACACCGACCGCCTGGTGATCGGCGGAGCGACCCCGCTCCATGCCCCGCTCCTGCTGCCGACGCCAAAGGCCATCGGCTCGGACACCTTTCTGGCCCGTCGCGAACTCGGCATCTGCAATGTCGGCGGCGCCGGCCGCGTCATCTGCGAAGGCGAGCCGCACCGGCTCGAGCCGCGCGACATGCTCTATGTCGCCATGGGCACGCGCGAGGTCGCCTTCGAGAGCTTCGACGCGGAAAAGCCGGCTAAGTTCTATCTCCTGAGCACGCCGGCCCATGCCCGTCACAAGACCGTGCTGGTCCGCGAGGAAGAGGCCAATGCGGTCGATCTCGGCAGCCAGGAACAGGCCAATAGCCGCACCCTGCGCCAATATATCATCCCCGGCCGCGTCGCCTCCTGCCAGCTCGTCATGGGCCTGACGAGCCTGAAGCCGGGCAATGTCTGGAACACCATGCCGAGCCATGTCCATGACCGACGCTGCGAGGCCTATCTCTATTTCGATCTGGCTCCGGATGCGCGGGTGTTCCATCTGATGGGCGAGCCCGCGGAGACACGCCATCTGGTCGTCGCCAACGAGCAGGCGATCCTCTCGCCCGGCTGGTCGATCCATTCCGGCTGCGGCACGGCCGCCTATTCCTTCATCTGGGCCATGGGCGGCGACAACCAGGATTTCGCCGACATGGACATGGTCCCGATGGCGGAGCTGCGCTGA
- the kduD_2 gene encoding 2-dehydro-3-deoxy-D-gluconate 5-dehydrogenase, producing the protein MTNPVHFSLAGRRALVTGANTGLGQAIAIALAAAGADIVGAGRSAMAETETAVTALGRRFVAVTADLARMEAIEPLVEAASTEAGPIDILVNNAGIIRRADALDFTEADWDAVMNVNLKAVFFLSQAVARRMVAEKRRGRIINIASMLSFQGGIRIPSYTASKSGLAGLTRLLACEWAARGINVNAIAPGYFVTNNTAALRADPERNAQILARIPAGKWGEPSELGGAAVFLASDAASYVHGAVLPVDGGWLAR; encoded by the coding sequence ATGACCAATCCGGTCCATTTCTCGCTCGCCGGCCGCCGTGCCCTGGTGACGGGCGCCAATACCGGGCTCGGCCAGGCGATCGCCATCGCGCTCGCCGCCGCCGGCGCCGACATTGTCGGCGCCGGCCGCTCGGCCATGGCCGAAACCGAAACCGCGGTGACCGCGCTCGGCCGGCGCTTCGTTGCCGTCACCGCCGACCTCGCGCGGATGGAGGCGATCGAGCCGCTGGTCGAGGCGGCCTCCACCGAAGCGGGGCCGATCGACATCCTCGTCAACAATGCCGGCATCATCAGGCGTGCCGATGCGCTGGATTTCACCGAAGCCGATTGGGACGCGGTGATGAACGTCAATCTGAAGGCGGTGTTCTTCCTGTCCCAGGCGGTGGCGCGCCGCATGGTGGCCGAGAAGCGCCGCGGCCGGATCATCAACATCGCCTCGATGCTGTCGTTCCAGGGCGGCATCCGCATCCCCTCCTATACCGCCTCGAAAAGCGGACTTGCCGGCCTCACCCGGCTGCTCGCCTGCGAATGGGCTGCCAGGGGCATCAATGTGAACGCGATCGCCCCCGGCTATTTCGTCACCAACAACACGGCCGCCCTGCGCGCCGATCCGGAGCGCAACGCCCAGATCCTGGCGCGCATTCCCGCCGGCAAATGGGGCGAGCCGAGCGAGCTCGGCGGCGCCGCCGTGTTCCTCGCCTCCGACGCCGCGAGCTATGTCCACGGCGCCGTGCTTCCGGTTGACGGCGGCTGGCTCGCCCGCTGA
- the rbsK_3 gene encoding Ribokinase, which yields MDALFIGQTYIDVTLIADAIPTGDDKAVARDYAVSFGGNAVTAAFATAKLGVAPDLMTSLANDWLGRMFSDMAVRYGVFVHPRPVRRSSLSFVIPNDGKRAILRARDDDYLHPFPTLNLRGCRILHLDGHQADAAIAYAKACREAGIPTSLDGGGLRANTRELLEFIDFAVVAERLCEQMELTPAEMLDYLHARGCRIGAVTLGERGLVWIDHKGAKHSLPALPVPAERVIDTNGAGDIFHGAYVASYLAYPDASWDAHFRFARAASAHSVQRLGNEASLPSLADIAAVRAEFETVA from the coding sequence GTGGACGCGCTTTTCATCGGACAGACCTATATCGACGTGACGCTGATCGCCGACGCGATCCCGACCGGGGACGACAAGGCCGTCGCCCGCGACTATGCCGTGTCCTTCGGCGGCAATGCGGTGACCGCGGCCTTCGCCACCGCCAAGCTCGGCGTCGCGCCCGATCTGATGACCTCGCTCGCCAATGACTGGCTGGGGCGGATGTTCTCCGACATGGCGGTCCGCTACGGCGTCTTCGTCCATCCGCGCCCGGTCAGGCGCTCGTCGCTGTCCTTCGTCATTCCCAATGACGGCAAGCGGGCGATCCTGCGCGCTCGCGACGACGACTATCTGCACCCCTTCCCGACGCTCAACCTGCGCGGCTGCCGCATCCTGCATCTCGATGGCCACCAGGCGGACGCCGCGATCGCCTATGCCAAGGCATGCCGCGAGGCCGGCATTCCGACCTCGCTCGACGGCGGTGGTCTGAGGGCCAACACCCGTGAGCTTCTCGAATTCATCGACTTCGCCGTGGTCGCCGAACGGCTGTGCGAGCAGATGGAGCTGACCCCGGCCGAGATGCTCGACTATCTCCATGCCCGCGGCTGCCGGATCGGCGCGGTGACGCTCGGCGAGCGCGGCCTCGTCTGGATCGACCACAAGGGTGCGAAGCATAGCCTGCCGGCCCTCCCCGTTCCGGCCGAGCGGGTGATCGACACCAACGGGGCCGGCGACATCTTCCACGGCGCCTATGTCGCGTCCTACCTCGCTTATCCCGATGCGAGCTGGGACGCGCATTTCCGCTTCGCGCGCGCCGCCTCGGCCCATTCGGTGCAGCGGCTCGGCAATGAGGCGAGCCTGCCGAGCCTTGCCGATATCGCTGCCGTCAGGGCCGAGTTCGAAACCGTCGCATGA
- the chaA_2 gene encoding Sodium/proton antiporter ChaA: MTAGRRPKSVTTPLLAVAVALVGLVAPGAIASVPGSGLIWPLAEFAVLVAAVFAAIHHADVVAHRTGEPYGTLVLTLAVTIIEVALIVSIMLAGEESPMLARDTVLAVVMVVCNGIVGICIILGGLRYGEQGFRLPGASSYLVVLMPLATLTMILPNYTTSVPGPFYNLSQLIYAAIATLVLYGVFLYVQTVRHRDYFLSDSGVSTPDENAHVPGNREVLASVVLLILALVGVVLLAKNFANSVKLAVNLIGAPIGAVGLLVALLVLMPEGIAAVRAAKNNELQKSLNLALGSSLATIGLTIPAVCAVSIVLKQPLGLGLDNRDMVVLLLTFAVSLVTYGGGRTNILPGVVHLVLFATYVFLIFAP; this comes from the coding sequence ATGACCGCCGGCCGGCGCCCGAAATCCGTCACAACGCCTCTTCTCGCCGTCGCGGTCGCACTTGTCGGGCTCGTCGCCCCCGGCGCGATCGCCTCCGTGCCGGGCAGCGGCCTCATCTGGCCGCTCGCCGAATTCGCCGTGCTGGTCGCGGCCGTGTTCGCCGCGATCCACCATGCCGACGTCGTCGCCCACCGGACCGGCGAGCCTTACGGAACGCTGGTGCTGACGCTGGCGGTGACGATCATCGAGGTTGCGCTGATCGTCTCGATCATGCTGGCCGGCGAGGAAAGCCCGATGCTGGCGCGCGACACGGTGCTCGCCGTGGTCATGGTCGTGTGCAACGGCATCGTCGGCATCTGCATCATTCTCGGCGGCCTGCGCTACGGCGAGCAGGGCTTCCGTCTGCCCGGCGCCAGCTCCTATCTCGTCGTGCTGATGCCGCTCGCCACCCTGACGATGATCCTGCCGAACTATACGACCAGCGTGCCGGGCCCCTTCTACAACCTGTCGCAGCTCATCTATGCCGCCATCGCCACGCTCGTGCTCTACGGCGTGTTCCTTTATGTCCAGACCGTCCGGCACCGGGATTATTTCCTGTCCGATTCCGGCGTCTCGACACCGGACGAGAACGCCCATGTGCCCGGCAATCGCGAGGTCCTGGCGAGCGTCGTGCTGCTGATCCTGGCGCTGGTCGGCGTCGTCCTGCTGGCCAAGAACTTCGCCAATTCGGTCAAGCTCGCCGTCAATCTGATCGGCGCGCCGATCGGCGCGGTCGGCCTGCTGGTCGCGCTGCTGGTGCTGATGCCGGAAGGCATCGCCGCCGTGCGCGCGGCCAAGAACAACGAGCTGCAGAAGAGCCTGAACCTGGCGCTGGGCTCGTCGCTCGCCACGATCGGCCTGACCATTCCGGCGGTCTGCGCCGTGTCCATCGTGCTCAAGCAGCCGCTCGGCCTCGGCCTCGACAACCGCGACATGGTGGTGCTGCTGCTCACCTTCGCGGTCAGCCTCGTCACCTATGGCGGCGGCCGCACCAACATCCTGCCCGGCGTCGTCCACCTGGTGCTGTTCGCGACCTACGTATTCCTGATCTTCGCGCCCTGA